The Aspergillus nidulans FGSC A4 chromosome VII nucleotide sequence AGTCTGGTGTCTTGACCATGCGAAACAGCAGGCCTGGCAGTCTCAGAAGCATCAACGCGAGCTCGAGGACCGTGACCGCCAGTTCGACCATATCATAAAGAGGTTCCAGAGGGACGCCACGCCGTCCAAGTCATGGCATTGGAGTCACTGGACATCTCCTTTCTCGAGTCAATCAAaatcatggtcatggccgtGGGAGCGGAAGAAACGGACGCTGTTCGGGTACGAGCTGCCTGATCTACCTCAGTGGGGCTGGTttggaaagaggaagaagaaaactTTGCTGAGCGATTTTTGGTTTTAATTTGACTGGATTCGTTTGGTTTTTGGCGAGTTAATCATGTACATTCTATACCTACTGCAGGTTGACCATTCTCATATCACATTCATCTCATAGATCGATTACCTTCCATGTTACCATCTACCTCAAGTTCGAGCTCGTTAATGAACTTTAGTGTGACTGTATTTGTATCCTAGAATTTGATCACGCATACTGGCCCAAGCAGGCGTTACCGACACGCTAtccattcctcctctctcAAGTCGACTTGAACGCCATGCTTCCTATCAGTCATTATCCGGGACCTAGAGTAAAGAACAACCCAGGTAGGCTTGATAGCACCTAGTTCAGCACAACGGCCTAAGACCTATTGTATATTTGCGATGTAGTGCGGTTGTGCCATGATAGATGTGTATTCCTTTAGTGTGCTGGTAATCATAGTGCCTGCTAAGCCACTATTCGTGCTACCCTACCTACATTCCCTGGTGTCGAGGTTCATACCTAGCCTCTTCGGAATCAGAGGTGTAGCATACCCGGATCACCGAGTTCCTTCTCGTAATCGAGCTGGAAATTTCTCAGTCAAAAATAACTGCTGTTAAAGCATTGAATGTGTACGTATCCTTCTAGGCGTTATGTACACATATCCCATTTCCATTTCAGGCATGGTTAGAAACATCATTGCTTTTATTGGAGGGTCAATGAAGGCGATAACGCAAGTACGGGACCATAAACACTGATGCTACGTTTTTCAGGTCACCAGAGAACAATCCATTTCCAAATCCTAACTACGTAGTCCTAATTCTTATCTTTGACCATACTCCTCAGCACCTCAGTCTCCCCCTCCAACTTGGAAACACGCATCTTCAATTCGTCCCGTTCGCGCTTCACGGCTGCCAGTTCCTCCTCGAGTTGAGCTACCTTGTCGAGCTTGCGCTGGCGGTATCGTCTTGCGGCCAGGGTGTTAAGCTGGCGCTTAGTGATGCGTGACAAGTGTTCCTTCTCTTTGGGAGATGATTCGCGGGAGGTGGAAAGAGATGTCACGGAGGGCATGGGTTGAGGTTGTATCGGCTTTGTAGTTGTGATATGGGTCGTGGATAGGTCTGTGGTGAGTATTCTTGGTTGGGTGGAATTGAACGGGGGATCTGAGACAGTTAGTTGAAGTCATTGATGAAGGAAAATCGATGGCGTACCAGGAGAGTCAACGCTAGGAGTAAGTCCCTGGCTCTGACTCCCAAGACTATTGGCAGGATGCTCGCTTTGAGGCAAGCAGCCCAAGGCCGTCCAGTCGATGTCGTCCGCCGTAGTTGTGGTGATTGACGGGTATCCAGCCGCAGTCGTTAAGTCGTTGAACTGATCAGAACCcgacgaagaagcaggaTCCCCAGGGAACACAGACGGGACCAAAAGCGGGTCATAGAAGAGCTGTGGTGCGTTCGGGTCGAGGTCAACGGGAGGGAAGGCCGCTGAAAGATCGGGGAAAAGAGCCGGCGTagaagaggaggataaagaggagttcgaggagaaaagaaaatctGAGTCGCTGAAGGAATGGGGAGAGATATCGAGGTACTGATTAGACTGCTGGAGTGACCTGTCTTCCGACCAGGTACACTGCTGTGATCTGGCGGGCGACCGACGCTGCGGATATAGTGGCGGCGGCCATTGCGAGATAGTATAAGCCGGGTCTTGCGGCGACCCGGTGCCTCGGGCTGTTTAtaagagagggagagagcgCTGGTGACGCTTCGCGGATGGTATgggagaaaaaagagagtctggagcaggagaggaggCTTGATCTTTAAGTAGGCCGTGGTTGCGGGGAGCTGATCGGGTTTAGCAGACGGGGTGGGGCAGTGTCTGTATTAGCTTTACAGCCGTAATATTACACGCTATACTTTACATAGATCCAGTTAGCCATCTCTTTATGAGGGGGTCAAACGATAGTGAGATCGCTGGGGAATAATGAGTCAGATGATGTCGGCCCAAGTGATCTTAGAGACGTCTTCCTATTCTTCATCTCTAAGCGCCTCAGTGCGCATGGTCGGCGGCGggctgcttcttcatcctcaagcaGAAAGAATACACGTAATGAATATCACATACCATTATCATATTGGCTCCCGCCATCATTGAATGCCTTGGATCCAAGGAGTCATCTCCCGCCGGCAGGAGAGGCTTAGACCAATATTTTCTGCTACTAAAAACTACAGTGTTGAAACGCTTATATATCAACAACCAGTAATCATTTTCGCCCATTATGAGTTGACATGATATCAGATGATAGTTCCTTTATTCCTCTTGCCTTCCCCTCTCTTAAGACCTAGAGCCTTTGTAAGTAGCCCATACTCAGCTGCCCAGCATCACTCATTCTgactgaggatgatgatCTTCAAACGGTATCGTAAGATATTGTATCAGAATAACAAGGCTAGTCCCGATCTGTCGGTACTAAAATGACTCATTATTACTATAATCTATGATCCTCCAATCAAGTTTTGCCCTTGTAATCTTGCGGGGCGCAAAGGTGGCTCCAAGAGTGCCGAGTCTCGACCTCCAAACACACCTGGCTTGATGGGTTTCACATGATGCGACGTAGTTGTCAAGTCCTACACCGCTTAACTAAGAGACACTGGGTATGGGCTCAGCCCCTTTAGACTGCTCGACTTTAGTCAGAAAGCGCTGTACTTGCGTCCGCAGGTTGCCAGATTCGACCAGCGTTATCTTTGTCTTGGCTTACAGCTTCCAAGGGTTCCATTATGTTGTTTTCTATGTGATTGGAATACTTAGCGTCCAGCAATACTTCCGCTTATAACGACAGACATATTCACCGACACAATCAGCCTTAAAATTCAACCAAGCTGGAGACCTAGCAGTGCGTTTACAGACCGTGGAAGAGACGAAAGCCGCATTAGATACCGTTCCAGAGTCGTCCGATGAAGAACCATTTTGCAATAAAACTCAGCAGCCGATTGCCCCTACCAAACCCGAGAGCATGGAGTTTCTCGCTGTGATAAAGTCCCGGTGATCAAATTCTAGGGTATTCTCAACCGAGAATTCTCAAGACCTGCTTGTTCTGAATACGTCGGAGCATACACTCAAATGGCTGCGGCCGTCTCTTGGCTCGCGGGAAAGGCTGGGATCTGCCAGTTGACCGAGGAAGCTCCTAGGGCACAAGGAATATACTGCCACCGGATGTGGTGATATTTGGAACTTGTCTCTACCTGACAGTGGGTGAATGAGGGTTTTGGAATCGAGAATATCACACCCTGTCCTTTTGCGAATGAAGAGAACCTGCACTATGATAAAGAACTTTCGGCACATGGAACTAGAGATATATGCTTATTCCGAATCATGGTGGGTCAATTTTGTTTGGCACCACACCATCTCGCATATCATTTTCTCGATAAGGAGTGTCATGGCTGAGAGATTTGACGACGGCGGTCGACTTCCGATTTTGAAGGTACAGGTTAGAGTGAGGGCACCGCATCTTACCCTAAGTCTGGGATTTCGGCAGCGCTATCATTACTCGGTGTTTCTAAATGATTGCTTTAGGTGATTGCAACCAATATTGATCAGTTCCAGCTAGACTTCTATATGGAAAGGTGGTACTTTTCCAACGTACTACTGATCAAGAGATGAAACGATGCGAAACAGCGAATTTTCACACCGACGAGGGTCCAAAGACACTTGGATGACAAAAGTCCAAACGAAACTACAAACGTACCGGCCTATCCTGGGGTCTTCTCTCTGCTAACAATGGTGATACAGCGAGGATGGTAACATTCAAGCAGAGACCCGGTCGTATATTTAGCCTATGTACGATCAATCCCACTGGCCGAATTATGTCTTTTACCTTTTAAGACACAGATCCAAGCAGAGCTTCACAGTATTATGCGCATTTAGTTTAGTGTACAACCAGTCCTCAAAAGACCGACAATTCCGACATCCGAAACCACTGCAGGATTTCAGGTGTCTCGGCTATATACATTCCGCCACATCAGCGACGCATTTATTCCTTGAACTCCTTAACCCAAAGGTTAACGGCTCTGTACGTGGAGCTGTGCGCTCCGTACCAgtagatggtcttctgggggTTGTCGCCATAGCCTTCAATGGCGAAGTAGTCCTTGTCCGCATGGGTGAAGTAGCCCTCCTCGTTGACGCCAAAGTCCAGCATGCTGGCGCCCTCGGGCAGAGCGCCAGAGTGGGGCCGGGTCAGCCCGACGGGGAGAACAGTCTTCTCGACGACGTAGAGGTTCTGGAAGCCAGTGGGAGTGGAGGACTTGGAGGTGAAGGAGACAGCGCCAGTGTCAGGGGTCGAGTGGACTGTTTTGACTTTGTCAGACGGAAATTGGAGAGGATTAGAGAGTCGAAGAGGGACAAATGGAGGGCTTACAGATGGCAATCtcgttggtggtggtgtttCCGCCGACATAGAGGTATTCTAGAAATATAGTTAGACTCGAGAAGATCCATGGCCACCAAGTAGCCGTAAGTGGTCTGGTACTTACCACCGTCGGTCAGGACAGTGTTTCCACCATCAGCCACGAGGGTAAAGGCAGAGGGAAGGGTAGCAGCAGTGACAGCGCTGAcgaaggcagcagcggcagcgagaGAGAACTTCATTTTGTTAGACAGTATGCTGTGAAGATGGATTTTTGGAGGCAATGGTTATGATGCTCAATCCAGGGTATCGCCCTCCATATTTATACCCTTCCCAGCGGCCCTGGCACGTCAAGGCTCTTCGACCCGGCTCTAAGAGAACATCCGGCATTGACGGCGGTGGACAACAGATTGACGTCGATTTAAGACATGCAGGGCTCGAGCAATGCTAGTTGACTCCACGACCTTGAACATAATTCGCTTTGTTCCGTCGATCGCCCCTGGTCCTGGCCGTTCAATACCTGGGAATGGAGCGGTGGTTCCCCACACAGCGTTGAGCCATGTGGACTCGTACTATAAAAATCCACATCTTACCCAATTTTGAGGATTCTCCGACGAAATTCCACTACTCAGGAGGCCGGCTGTTGTTTCTCCGAGAAACGTCAAATAGCGTCATAACCCACCGCTTTTTGGAGCAATTGGGACCGGCGATCGCGGTAATCGGTTCGTTGGACACCTGGTGATGCCGTGGAAGACGTGCTTGGGAGGAAACTGTTTCTGTTGGTAAGATGGTCTTCGTGCCAGACCGGCTAGAAACGATTGATATGCTAGAATAAAAGTGTCGCTGTGTGGAAATGTAATCCGCCTGACTGAATCAATGCCGGCCAATGCCGGCCAGTGTAAGATAGCCCTAAACATCTACTAAAGTACAGTATATCCGTCGAAACCTTCGCGACCTGCACATGACGAGATGCGCCCCCAACAATGAGACCTAGTTCAGGGTCGTAGATCGTCACGGGCTGTGGATCTAATATCAGCTGATAGCCAAAGTATTCGAAATGAGTAGGGTGGCCCCAGCTAAGGGCAATTGGGTAAAAGAACTTCTAGAAGGAATTTAGGCAAACTTAGGTAGTTTGATTCTTCTGCTGCAACTGGACTCCGGACTATGGCAGTGACTAATCAATAGGCCAGATCAACGATCTTCAAAGTACCAAGGATATATCCAGACAGGAATGGAAACTTCGAGGGTGGAGAGAATAAGATGAATCTCAGTAAGATATCCTGGTCGGGTAAATACTGGAGTATTGGTACGTTACCAAGATGTCGAAACCAATCATATCAAGCCGGCATGTAGCACTGCACTGCTGTATATACACATCGCCAATATATGGTCATTGAAAGTATACTCATGGCCATCTCACTACCGGCCCACTGCGAGACGCACTGGACGTCCCAGTAACTTCAATAAACAACTCCGGAGCCTATACTTCCAGGTTTCGAACAAAATCCCCCATCGGCTAGCTTAGGAGCACCGCATCTCAGGGATACTGTTTTCTGGTTAGCTCGGGAGTAGATAGCCGAGACAACGCAAACTCAAGCAGAGCTGGTGCGGCAATAAGTTTGGCTTGAGCATAGCTCTTGCTTCCTCACGTTGGCGGCGCCTTGAGTGTCGCTCCAACAGAAATGTGGCTGTGTTGTtgctgcgctgctgagcAAATCATGTTGCATTCCTCGAAGAATTTAGGTGTCAGCGGATTGCAGCACTGgccaaatatatatattgggAATATTGACCATCACCCGCTCCGCGCGCTTTTACACACTTGTATTAGCAAGTACTGGAACTCGCTCACACATCTGAAAGGAAAccacatacaccagaaaaTATCGATGATAAAAAACAGAGGACCTGGCTTTTAAGTTGTCCTGCATTGCTTTGGCATGTCTCCCAGGTGCCCGGGTTCGGTGTGGATTGTTTGGAAAACACGCGCCTCCACGCAGACAAAACGGGTGCAGATACCATGCAAACCCAATGCACATGTTGCATTAAGTGCTTAAAAAAtagaagaggggaagaaaaagggtAGGGATGACCGCAGCGAACTAGTAGAACATAATGGCGGCGGATATACAAAAAAATTCAAAAAGTTTGCCCCCACACCGGATCGAACGATGGACCTCTCCATTGCCGTCGTATGATAACTAAGTCATCATATACGAGTGGAGCGCTCTACCACTGAGCCATAGGGGCGGTTGATGACtatttatttatctattGCTTTATAATCGCCAAATTACTCATCATGGTTGTAGGTAATTCAATCTGCCAGAAACGTCAATGTTTGAGTCAGTTTAGCAGGCAATATTTTCCTGTCGCGTCCGACGTCCTCTATCGCAACAACATCAGGACCGACACTCTGCATGATTCTGGGCTGCTAAGATTCAGCAGTTACTATCGACAATGCTGGCTTATGGGGTCTATGTGGATACTCGAACGGTTATGAAGATGACATCTCATCTACGCCGCGCAATACGGACAACTTGAGGCCGCCAACGTGCTCGCTCATAATGGCGCGGACCGCTACGAGCCGACCAGCTATTTGTTTATCGAAACGTGTAATGCATACGGACCTCCGTTTTTTGAGGGTGCAAAGAAGGTCAGGAAAGAGAGTGTGAACTCCTACCAGGCAACGGCCCTGACATTAATCAAAAGCGGACGGGAGAACTAGTGGTGTCTGTTCTTGAAGCCGCCATATCTGGTGGCTACAGCTCTACagtccagcttctgctggattaTGGCGCCGGGATCATACTTGACTGGTACAAAACACCTCTGAATGCAGCAGCGTACTACGGATTCCAGATGtggctcttctcctgctgaaaACGAGCTGATATTGAAATCATGGCTGGGCTCTGGGGCACAGCCCTCCAAACAGCAGCGAGTCAGGAAATAAGGATATTATTCAGCTGTTGCTGGATTGAGGCGTTGATGTTAATGCGTATGCTGACACCTGGCCATGGCGCTCGTTTCCGCTTCGGAAGTGGAGGAGCCGTACATTATATAGTTGTTAAGGTGGTGACCCGGCGCAACCGAGGCACAAGTACTGGGAAAATAACATGCTGAACACTGAACGGTATCATAGCAGATATTGGGAAGTTTAGAAAGGGAGGTGATTCAACTGGACTTGGAAGCCGATGCGGGAATGGAGCCAATATTGAGCTAAAGATCAATTGTAACCTGCAAACATCGCGGGATTCCGGATTAGTCTACCATAATTGCGGCAGACCGGGGGTGAAAATACGGTCGCTTAGTCTCGGTTGAGTTGAAGGACGGAGGATAATTGCATCTGCCGGCGAATCAAAAGCCTATCGTCTATATAATCATTCTTAGCGGAGACTAATTGCACCATGTTTGGTTGGTTCATTGGAGTTTGGGGTCTTTCTTATAGGATGATTGATGGAAAGTATATGCACAAAGATTGGCTGTAGTCTGGGAGCCGCATCCAAGCATGGATGTGGAGTACCCGAAGTCTTGCCCTGATCTCCGCCATCAAGAACCTTCATCCGTAATGCACCTTCACAAGACTACCCATATGACCATACTCTTTTGCAATGTGGTTGGTCTCCAATTAGCATCCATACCTCTTATGTTCTGTTATATCGTCTCGCTTACCGCGGTGCAATGTACCCCTGGCGCTAACCATAGTCGCGCTTCCAATTGCAATACAGAGAGTGAACCCGAATGGGTGTATTGCTCGGCACTTGTGGCGCCTGCGACACAGTCGCAGAGGGTCGGGAGACGGTAAAACTATTGTCGGGGAAAGTAGATATTCGAGATGCAGACTCGGGATATAGCAGTGTCTCGTTTCGATAGGATGGAAGAAATGAGTTCCGACGGTTGTATCTATCAGCTCTGAGAGGAAGGACGAATAAATCAAAATAGCTGATTATACAACCGAAGGCTGTTTGGCCGTTGTTTCGGTGCGGACTTAGACGTTACTTGGGCTTAGTAGCTGCAGAATGAGTTTTCTGCGAAGACAGGAACAGTCAACGGAGAACAATCAGGGAACAACTTGTGATAACTCTTACCTTTTCCCGAACcatgttcctgcagcaaaGTAAAGAGACCAAGAAGCAGTCTTGGGTGATGAGAGTAATAGGGGCAATAGCAGCAACATCGGTAACAGAGCAGACCAGCTATCCTGGCTGATGCGAGAGGATCCATCTTCTGTGGACAGGGGTGACCACGAGCCGGCAGAAAAAATCAGAGACGGCAGACAGAGTCCACCTCCCCATTGCAATCCGTAGTTCTGTTGTTCAGGaaacgaggaggaggacaaggaatTCCCTGGGTACCATAATAGACTATGCAGTTTCTGTGATGGGTTTGCAAGGCAGTTTCCAAACAATCCTCTCAGCTCAAACTTTCGGCGTACGCATTGGCTCTGTGCTAGAGGACTCATTTCGGACAGCCTTGGGAAAACCGTTGGGAAAAGGGGCTGAGTGCTGACGAGGTTGACGGCTTCTCAACAGAAAGCGGTagcagaagctgcggatGAGGCTCTCTGTCGAGTCGCAGCACAGGCAGCAACTCGTAGTAACGCCATGCGCGAGGCATGAGCCTAGATGCAGGACCAGTCCGGTATCAGGCTTGACGTCTCATGCAGGAGTCCAAGAATGTTGCGTGGGCTTGACCTCACTCTCAGAATCGGTCCACTGCACACTTGCATCTGTCACTCGTCTCGACGCAGATGGCAACCACAAATAACCTGACCATCGTATCACTACAGTCAAATCTCGTTCCTTGGCAGCAAATATACTGGTGATCGGGTACAACAATTTCAAGGATCTGTCGAGTAGCCAGGACGGAACAACCCGagccgaggagctggaggtgcaGTCTGCACAATCAAATTACCTCCGTTAACCCTCTGCATCAGGTAATCAAATAATTCAATAGATCCTGAGCTATTCTTGGCCAGTCTTTGTTTGAAAATGAAAGGGTTGGGTAATATAATTGGCGGTTTGCAAATAATCTTCCACAAAGGTATTCATACATACGGACCAAAAAAAAGCGAAATAGAGTGAAAAATCAAATAATTAAACATTTACGGCGTCATTGCTTCGGCGCGTAACTCGGATCTAGGTTGTCAAGGAGCCACAAGCCACTAAAAAATTTCAGCTCAATGAGTCGGTAAATGAAAGTTCAACGATCGTCTGGGTGCTGGCAGCACCATTGATGATTCCGGCGGTCTGGATCACTGAGCAAAGCATCAGAGGGTAGTGATACGTAGCAACGATACAGAGCCGTGATACGAAGAAGTGACATGATGCAGTAACATGATGCAGTGGCGCGCCTTGAAATGCCGTTAAAGGGCAGGAAACCGGATCCCAGGTACAGATGGGTGTAGCGCGTCCTCCTCAACCTGATACAGCGCCTTCATCCAGGTTCTGGAACCTGCCAGATAGGGATCGACGCCCGCAGCACGTCAAATTAGGAAATGATCCCATGATCCTCTCTCGACATCCTCAGAGGTTACGGGCGTCTGGGCGGAAACGCCAGAGCCCCAGGACTCATAGGACGCGCTGACAGTCGAGTCGTCAGCCTCGCTTCGTTGCTTGGACGGAGGTTCTGCCTGCTAGTCCACTAGGACGAACTACCGAGGTCGGCGGACTCTCCCTCGCATTCACAGTAGAACCTCGAAGAACTTGGCTCTGAGCTTCTGAGGCTTCAGTTGCGGATTAGGCGGGTGGCAGCTACTAGCCCCTAGTAAAGAGAAATCTCCCCAAGCTTGTTCTCTTGTCAGAGTGTTGCGGTTGTGTAATTACAGTACACAAAGGTCAACCAACGCGTcgcgctgttgctgcggcAGCCGTAGGCTGCCACTGGCCGCAGCGCTTCGCCTGCCCATCGGGCAAAATCAGCTCCAC carries:
- a CDS encoding protein jlbA (transcript_id=CADANIAT00008460), with the protein product MAAATISAASVARQITAYLDISPHSFSDSDFLFSSNSSLSSSSTPALFPDLSAAFPPVDLDPNAPQLFYDPLLVPSVFPGDPASSSGSDQFNDLTTAAGYPSITTTTADDIDWTALGCLPQSEHPANSLGSQSQGLTPSVDSPDPPFNSTQPRILTTDLSTTHITTTKPIQPQPMPSVTSLSTSRESSPKEKEHLSRITKRQLNTLAARRYRQRKLDKVAQLEEELAAVKRERDELKMRVSKLEGETEVLRSMVKDKN
- a CDS encoding uncharacterized protein (transcript_id=CADANIAT00008461), with amino-acid sequence MKFSLAAAAAFVSAVTAATLPSAFTLVADGGNTVLTDGEYLYVGGNTTTNEIAIFHSTPDTGAVSFTSKSSTPTGFQNLYVVEKTVLPVGLTRPHSGALPEGASMLDFGVNEEGYFTHADKDYFAIEGYGDNPQKTIYWYGAHSSTYRAVNLWVKEFKE
- a CDS encoding uncharacterized protein (transcript_id=CADANIAT00008462) translates to MSPLAQSQCVRRKFELRGLFGNCLANPSQKLHSLLWYPGNSLSSSSFPEQQNYGLQWGGGLCLPSLIFSAGSWSPLSTEDGSSRISQDSWSALLPMLLLLPLLLSSPKTASWSLYFAAGTWFGKRKLILQLLSPSNV